The following proteins are co-located in the Agromyces laixinhei genome:
- a CDS encoding XRE family transcriptional regulator, with product MADTAWRVEYLSRVEAAERCRIPVSSFDKLRHDGLIPEPDARMGKHLLWSADTIDELLARGGTEH from the coding sequence ATGGCCGACACCGCGTGGAGGGTTGAGTACCTGAGTCGAGTCGAGGCGGCCGAGCGGTGTCGCATCCCGGTCTCGAGCTTCGACAAGCTGCGCCACGACGGACTCATCCCCGAGCCGGACGCGCGCATGGGCAAGCACCTGCTCTGGAGCGCCGACACGATCGACGAGCTGCTCGCGCGGGGTGGAACGGAACACTGA
- a CDS encoding tyrosine-type recombinase/integrase, which produces MAGRPTRDTPSRVDPRTGRPLPEGIRWRADRQRYQIRVVGPSVEGGAAERSRTFLTLAEAKRELAKMVAGRNPNGSMTLDQWYDKYWPAIESSIRPATARSYGVAWRLRVKPSLGRHRLDEITSPMIESAMVAWSGGASAKNDALAVLSRLLDGARRSRFIDFNPAREVKRPSMRESISPVSRALTLDQIRALLELVPEGAYRGYLAALVYTGMRAGEATALRVGDVDFERGIIRVSRSLSPGQRGELIEQSPKSHKSRDVPLIDALRPYAEAAARGKQASDLLFAGPDGGRLTNHNARRGANWETLREAIGRPDLRIHDLRHTFATILFDAGATAPDVQATFGHSSLQVTERYSRAREGVALRTGAALNDALKSAGAGPSQRTKGRTPADLNGTLMGAPD; this is translated from the coding sequence ATGGCCGGGCGGCCGACGAGAGACACCCCGTCGCGCGTCGATCCGCGCACGGGTCGGCCGCTGCCCGAGGGCATCCGCTGGCGAGCCGACCGCCAGCGGTACCAGATCCGCGTCGTCGGCCCGAGTGTCGAGGGCGGCGCTGCCGAGCGATCCCGCACCTTCCTCACGCTCGCCGAGGCCAAGCGTGAACTCGCGAAGATGGTGGCCGGCCGCAACCCGAACGGCTCGATGACGCTCGACCAGTGGTACGACAAGTACTGGCCTGCGATCGAGTCATCCATCCGCCCGGCGACGGCCCGCAGCTACGGGGTCGCCTGGCGGCTCCGCGTGAAGCCGAGCCTCGGCCGGCACCGGCTCGACGAGATCACCTCGCCGATGATCGAGTCGGCGATGGTCGCGTGGTCGGGCGGGGCTTCCGCCAAGAACGATGCGCTCGCCGTGCTCTCGCGGTTGCTGGATGGCGCGCGCCGCTCCCGGTTCATCGACTTCAACCCGGCCCGAGAGGTGAAGCGTCCGAGCATGCGCGAGTCCATCTCGCCGGTCTCGCGCGCGCTCACCCTCGACCAGATTCGCGCCCTGCTCGAGCTCGTTCCCGAAGGGGCATACCGCGGCTACCTCGCGGCCCTCGTCTACACCGGCATGCGGGCGGGGGAGGCGACCGCGTTGCGCGTGGGCGATGTCGACTTCGAGCGCGGCATCATCCGCGTCAGCCGGTCGCTGAGTCCTGGCCAGCGCGGCGAACTGATCGAGCAGTCGCCGAAGAGCCACAAGTCGCGCGACGTCCCGCTGATCGACGCGCTGCGTCCGTACGCCGAGGCAGCCGCGAGAGGCAAGCAGGCGAGCGACCTGCTCTTCGCCGGACCCGACGGCGGGCGACTCACCAACCACAACGCGCGACGAGGAGCAAACTGGGAGACGCTTCGCGAGGCGATCGGTCGACCCGACCTGCGCATCCACGACCTCCGGCACACGTTCGCGACGATCCTGTTCGACGCCGGCGCCACCGCGCCCGACGTGCAGGCGACCTTCGGCCACTCGAGCCTGCAGGTCACCGAGCGCTACTCGCGCGCTCGCGAGGGCGTCGCGCTGCGCACTGGCGCGGCCCTCAACGACGCGCTCAAGAGCGCAGGCGCCGGACCATCGCAACGAACCAAAGGGCGGACCCCCGCCGACCTTAATGGCACATTAATGGGCGCTCCTGACTGA
- a CDS encoding alpha/beta fold hydrolase produces MGPALVFLHGTPWSSALWHPIASALSQRFTVYLWDMPGYGASSKEAQHPVDLGAQGELFAHLLEQWGLDRPHVVAHDLGGAVALRTRLLHGAQYASLCLVDVVALSPWGSPYFTLVKQHARVFAQLPPAVHRGAIEAYIRGASHRGLRDDDLAMLVEPWADDAGQTAFYRQIAQADERFTEQIEPEYGTLTEPVHIIWGAEDTWIPADRADRLQGAIPHASVTIIEDAGHLIQLDAPAALSAELTRWMATVEPVI; encoded by the coding sequence GTGGGGCCCGCTCTCGTGTTCCTGCACGGCACGCCCTGGTCGTCAGCCCTGTGGCATCCGATCGCATCAGCACTCTCCCAGCGGTTCACGGTCTATCTCTGGGACATGCCGGGCTACGGCGCCTCCTCGAAAGAGGCGCAGCACCCGGTCGACCTGGGCGCGCAGGGTGAGTTGTTCGCGCACTTGCTCGAGCAGTGGGGTCTCGACCGACCGCACGTCGTCGCTCATGATCTCGGCGGCGCTGTGGCGCTTCGCACGCGATTGCTGCACGGTGCGCAGTACGCCTCGCTCTGCCTCGTCGACGTGGTGGCTCTGTCTCCGTGGGGCTCGCCGTACTTCACGCTGGTCAAGCAACACGCACGCGTCTTCGCGCAGTTGCCTCCGGCGGTGCACCGCGGGGCGATCGAGGCCTACATCCGAGGAGCAAGCCATCGCGGACTGCGCGACGATGACCTCGCAATGCTCGTCGAGCCGTGGGCGGATGACGCGGGGCAGACCGCGTTCTATCGCCAGATCGCGCAAGCCGACGAACGCTTCACCGAGCAGATCGAACCCGAGTACGGCACGCTCACTGAACCCGTGCACATCATCTGGGGCGCCGAAGACACCTGGATTCCCGCCGACCGGGCAGACCGGCTCCAAGGGGCGATCCCACACGCATCAGTCACGATCATCGAAGATGCCGGGCACCTCATCCAGCTCGATGCTCCCGCCGCGCTCTCCGCCGAGCTCACGCGATGGATGGCCACCGTCGAGCCCGTGATATGA
- a CDS encoding M23 family metallopeptidase: MYRTTDRTPTGGARTSPASGGVRRAGRSRAARRLVALVAIVGAALMAPVITPMQQPAIAATYPSWDELQAAKANTAAGAAAVEQVTALIAELEANVAFTRAEAERRTDELFLAQQKYDEAVLRADQIQAQADASAAEAVAAESNAGQVAAQLYRSGGSDVGVNLFLDAGNAQATDTLLSKLGNMEKMVERTSSIYDRAQEKQNTAEALSGQAEVAQGEREKLRIAAEAALVAAQEAQAAAEAALAESQAKKIELDAQLAFLKDAEAKTTAAYEEGERIRKEEEERRRQEALRAGSPGTPASSGWALPASGGLTGGYGPRSPICAGSGCSGSFHYAVDIGTGCSSPIYAANSGVVTFSGYSGSYGNFIKVDHGGGISTGYAHIRDGGRFVGVGEWVGAGQNIASSGTTGASTGCHLHFEVYNGGSRIDPEPFMGDRGVYFG, encoded by the coding sequence ATGTACCGCACCACAGACCGAACGCCCACCGGCGGGGCCCGAACGAGCCCGGCATCAGGCGGCGTTCGGCGAGCCGGTCGCTCGCGTGCCGCGCGGCGTCTCGTCGCCCTGGTCGCGATCGTCGGTGCCGCACTCATGGCTCCCGTGATCACGCCGATGCAGCAGCCCGCGATCGCGGCGACGTATCCGAGCTGGGACGAACTGCAGGCAGCCAAGGCCAACACCGCCGCCGGCGCTGCGGCGGTCGAACAGGTCACCGCACTCATCGCGGAGCTGGAGGCGAACGTCGCGTTCACGCGAGCCGAGGCCGAGCGCCGCACCGACGAGCTCTTCCTCGCCCAGCAGAAGTACGACGAGGCCGTGCTGCGTGCCGATCAGATCCAGGCTCAGGCCGACGCATCCGCTGCAGAGGCGGTGGCAGCCGAGTCGAACGCCGGCCAGGTCGCAGCGCAGCTCTACCGCTCGGGCGGCAGCGACGTCGGGGTGAACCTCTTCCTCGATGCCGGTAACGCGCAGGCGACCGACACGCTGCTCTCCAAGCTCGGCAACATGGAGAAGATGGTCGAGCGCACCTCGAGCATCTACGACCGCGCACAGGAGAAGCAGAACACCGCCGAGGCGCTGAGCGGCCAGGCCGAAGTGGCGCAGGGTGAGCGCGAGAAGCTGCGCATCGCCGCCGAAGCGGCCCTCGTCGCGGCTCAGGAGGCGCAGGCGGCGGCCGAAGCAGCACTCGCCGAATCGCAGGCGAAGAAGATCGAGCTCGACGCCCAGCTCGCGTTCCTGAAAGACGCCGAGGCGAAGACCACGGCGGCCTACGAAGAGGGCGAGCGCATCCGCAAGGAGGAAGAGGAGCGGCGCCGACAGGAGGCCCTGCGTGCCGGCTCGCCGGGCACGCCGGCCTCATCGGGCTGGGCATTGCCCGCGAGCGGCGGACTCACGGGCGGCTACGGGCCGCGATCGCCGATCTGCGCCGGCAGCGGTTGCTCGGGCAGCTTCCACTACGCGGTCGACATCGGCACCGGTTGCTCGTCTCCGATCTACGCCGCGAACAGCGGAGTGGTGACGTTCTCGGGGTACTCGGGCAGCTACGGCAACTTCATCAAGGTCGACCACGGCGGCGGCATCTCGACCGGCTACGCGCACATCCGCGACGGGGGCCGTTTCGTCGGCGTCGGCGAGTGGGTCGGCGCCGGGCAGAACATCGCGTCGAGCGGCACGACCGGGGCATCGACGGGCTGTCACCTGCACTTCGAGGTCTACAACGGCGGCAGCCGCATCGACCCCGAGCCGTTCATGGGGGACCGGGGGGTCTACTTTGGCTGA